The following proteins come from a genomic window of Natrinema saccharevitans:
- a CDS encoding DUF373 family protein, whose product MLLVLCVDLDDDLGRKTGFSTPVIGREPVEEAAVALATADPEDSDVNVIFQGLHVYDDLADRDESVEVAVVTGNDEGDVSANREVGDEVDTVLASLSTGEDVTALVVTDGAQDESVIPIIRSRVPIDGVRRVVVRQAQNLESMYYTIKQVLDDPETRGTVLIPLGILLLIYPLALIGTVLDMPGFVLGTTSALLGLYLISRGLGLGDRLDASVERARRSLYAGRTTLLAYVVAAALFVLGGVNGLDTLEAVRESTAGDLEVPVMLAALLNGSIRWFAVAGLTTSLGQITDEYIAGSLEWRYLNAPFYVLSIAVVLHAVSAFFLDRVELTFLATALTAGTLLGIVSTLTFAVAESRFSDSEREDDRRGAERV is encoded by the coding sequence ATGCTGCTGGTCCTCTGTGTCGATCTCGACGACGACCTCGGTCGTAAGACCGGCTTTTCGACGCCGGTCATCGGCCGCGAGCCCGTCGAGGAGGCGGCCGTCGCCCTCGCGACCGCGGACCCGGAGGACTCGGACGTCAACGTGATCTTTCAGGGGCTACACGTCTACGACGATCTGGCCGACCGCGACGAGAGCGTCGAGGTCGCCGTCGTCACCGGCAACGACGAGGGCGACGTCAGCGCCAACCGCGAGGTCGGTGACGAGGTCGACACCGTCCTCGCGAGCCTCTCGACCGGCGAGGACGTCACCGCGCTGGTCGTCACCGACGGCGCACAGGACGAGTCCGTCATCCCGATCATCCGCTCGCGGGTGCCCATCGACGGCGTCCGCCGCGTCGTCGTCCGGCAGGCACAGAACCTCGAGTCGATGTACTACACGATCAAACAAGTGCTGGACGACCCCGAGACCCGCGGGACGGTCCTGATTCCGCTCGGTATCTTGCTGTTGATCTATCCGCTCGCCCTGATCGGGACCGTCCTCGACATGCCGGGGTTCGTCCTCGGGACGACCTCCGCCCTGCTTGGGCTCTATCTCATCTCGCGGGGACTGGGGCTCGGCGACCGCCTCGACGCGAGCGTCGAACGCGCTCGACGATCGCTGTACGCCGGTCGGACGACCCTGCTCGCCTACGTCGTCGCCGCCGCACTGTTCGTCCTCGGTGGCGTCAACGGGCTCGACACCCTCGAGGCGGTCCGGGAATCGACCGCCGGCGACCTCGAGGTCCCGGTCATGCTGGCCGCGCTCCTCAACGGCTCGATCCGCTGGTTCGCCGTCGCGGGGCTGACGACCAGCCTCGGCCAGATCACCGACGAGTACATCGCCGGCTCGCTCGAGTGGCGCTACCTCAACGCCCCCTTCTACGTCCTCTCGATCGCCGTCGTTCTCCACGCGGTGAGTGCCTTCTTCCTCGACCGGGTCGAACTCACCTTCCTCGCGACGGCGCTGACGGCGGGGACGCTGCTCGGCATCGTCAGTACGCTCACCTTCGCCGTCGCGGAATCGCGCTTTTCGGACTCGGAGCGGGAGGACGACAGGCGGGGCGCGGAGCGGGTCTGA